The following coding sequences lie in one Cryomorphaceae bacterium genomic window:
- a CDS encoding N-acetyltransferase, with product MIQTERLILRALEPADVHALYRWENDVENWLVSHTTKPFSQASLEQFILNITDIYSDKQLRLMISLNDDDSTIGAIDLFECDFTHLRAGVGILIGEKESRGMGYGKEALDGLATYAREVLFLQQLYADVLANNVAAQRLFDAAGYEQTGIRKNWIRTSGGWQDLILMTKKLHGEKE from the coding sequence ATGATTCAAACTGAGCGACTTATCCTAAGGGCATTGGAGCCGGCGGATGTTCACGCATTGTATCGTTGGGAAAACGATGTCGAGAACTGGTTGGTGAGTCATACCACCAAGCCTTTTTCACAAGCAAGCCTTGAACAGTTCATTCTGAACATTACGGATATCTATTCCGACAAGCAGTTGAGGCTTATGATATCACTCAATGACGACGACTCAACCATTGGCGCCATTGATTTGTTTGAGTGCGATTTTACACACCTGCGCGCCGGAGTGGGTATTTTAATTGGAGAAAAAGAAAGCAGAGGTATGGGTTACGGCAAGGAAGCACTGGACGGACTGGCTACCTATGCGCGCGAAGTTTTGTTTCTTCAACAGCTATATGCAGATGTGCTGGCCAATAATGTGGCTGCCCAACGACTTTTCGATGCTGCGGGATATGAACAAACCGGCATTCGAAAAAACTGGATTCGCACATCTGGTGGCTGGCAGGATTTAATTTTGAT